A genomic window from Pirellulales bacterium includes:
- a CDS encoding NTP transferase domain-containing protein → MFPTVAVVLAAGKGTRMKSELPKVLVRVAGRPMIEYVLDALAAAGVQNTIVVIGYRGDLVREALARRRGITFVEQKEQLGTGHAVMACREALEPHDGAVLVVTGDSPLMQSTSIAALLEEFERTQPACLLGTARRSDPAGLGRIVRDAAGQFRGIVEERDATPDERRINEVNMSCYVFDCRELLHALGKIGRHNAQGEYYLTDCPGVLLTEGKLVEALPVLQPCEALSINTVDELAVVERELMKHCEGRMMKHE, encoded by the coding sequence ATGTTTCCGACAGTGGCAGTCGTGCTCGCGGCAGGCAAGGGAACTCGGATGAAATCCGAGTTGCCGAAGGTTTTGGTCCGCGTCGCGGGACGGCCGATGATCGAGTATGTGCTCGACGCGCTCGCGGCGGCCGGAGTGCAGAACACGATCGTCGTGATCGGCTACCGCGGCGATCTGGTCCGCGAGGCGCTGGCCCGCCGGCGAGGGATCACGTTCGTCGAGCAGAAGGAACAACTGGGCACCGGCCATGCCGTGATGGCCTGCCGCGAGGCGCTTGAGCCTCACGATGGCGCGGTGCTCGTGGTGACGGGGGACTCGCCGCTGATGCAAAGCACATCGATTGCCGCGTTGCTCGAGGAATTCGAGCGCACGCAGCCGGCCTGCTTGCTCGGCACGGCCCGTCGCTCCGATCCGGCCGGGTTGGGACGAATCGTGCGCGACGCCGCGGGCCAATTCCGCGGCATTGTCGAGGAGCGCGACGCCACGCCCGACGAGCGCCGCATCAATGAAGTGAACATGAGCTGCTATGTTTTCGATTGCCGTGAACTGCTGCATGCTCTTGGCAAAATCGGCCGGCACAACGCCCAGGGGGAATACTACCTTACCGATTGCCCCGGCGTTTTGCTGACCGAAGGAAAGCTGGTCGAGGCACTGCCGGTGCTGCAACCGTGCGAGGCGTTGAGCATTAACACAGTAGACGAGCTGGCGGTCGTCGAGCGAGAATTGATGAAGCATTGCGAAGGAAGAATGATGAAACACGAATGA
- a CDS encoding ribose-phosphate pyrophosphokinase: MNDLKIFSGRANSELAQRICEYLGLSLGKISTGNFPDGEISCKIDEDVRGRDVFLLQPTCPPVNENLMELLIMIDSFKRASAFRVTAVVPYYGYARQDRKDAGRVPITAKLVANIITRAGADRVLAMDLHAAQIQGFFDVPVDHLYAAPVLSDYFQSLGFKRDEIVVVSADEGGIKRALGHATRMGVPLAVVDKRRTSADVTRQENIMGAPVRGKVIFMFDDMISTASSICGAAKALDLAGAREIHVAATHGLLVGPAIERLEEAPISSVAITDTIPLRLKTVLPKIKVLSVAALLGQAIKRIHRNESVSGLFV, translated from the coding sequence ATGAATGACCTCAAGATTTTCTCCGGCCGTGCGAATTCCGAGCTGGCGCAGCGCATTTGCGAGTATCTCGGATTGTCGCTCGGCAAAATCTCGACGGGGAATTTCCCGGACGGCGAAATCTCCTGCAAGATCGACGAGGACGTTCGCGGCCGCGACGTGTTCTTGCTCCAGCCCACCTGCCCACCGGTCAACGAGAACCTGATGGAGCTGTTGATCATGATCGACAGCTTCAAGCGGGCCAGCGCCTTCCGCGTCACCGCCGTCGTGCCGTATTACGGCTATGCCCGGCAGGACCGCAAAGACGCCGGCCGCGTGCCGATCACGGCCAAGCTGGTGGCAAACATCATCACCCGGGCCGGGGCCGATCGCGTGCTGGCGATGGACCTGCACGCCGCCCAGATCCAGGGCTTTTTCGACGTTCCCGTGGACCATCTCTATGCCGCCCCGGTGCTCAGCGATTATTTCCAATCGCTCGGCTTCAAGCGCGACGAGATCGTCGTGGTCAGCGCCGACGAAGGAGGCATCAAGCGGGCCCTCGGCCATGCCACTCGGATGGGCGTGCCCCTGGCCGTCGTCGACAAGCGCCGCACGAGCGCCGACGTCACCCGGCAGGAAAACATCATGGGCGCCCCGGTCCGTGGAAAAGTCATCTTTATGTTCGACGACATGATCAGCACGGCCAGCTCGATCTGCGGGGCGGCCAAGGCGCTCGATCTGGCCGGCGCCCGCGAGATTCACGTCGCCGCGACGCACGGTCTCTTGGTCGGCCCGGCAATCGAGCGACTCGAGGAAGCGCCGATCTCCTCGGTGGCCATCACCGACACCATTCCCCTGCGACTCAAGACCGTGCTCCCCAAGATCAAGGTCCTCAGCGTCGCCGCCCTGCTCGGCCAGGCGATCAAGCGCATCCACCGCAACGAATCGGTGAGCGGGCTGTTCGTGTGA
- a CDS encoding methyltransferase domain-containing protein, translating into MSASAHIVWPSLERLSRRTSEPIRVLDIATGGGDIPIALWRRAKRSRLPIEISACDFSRRAIEVARRRAEKSGAEIEFFSRDVLAEPLPDGFDAIICSLFLHHLSDDDAASLLGRMAEASRRLVLVNDLRRSTPGLLLAYGATKLVTRSDVVRVDGPLSVRAAFTIAEAKAIACRAGLDDCDIRPRWPFRFLLSWWRHDRS; encoded by the coding sequence TTGAGCGCCAGTGCCCACATCGTTTGGCCGTCGCTTGAACGGCTGAGCCGTCGGACCAGTGAGCCGATTCGCGTGCTCGACATCGCGACCGGCGGCGGCGATATCCCGATCGCGCTATGGCGTCGCGCCAAGCGAAGCCGACTGCCAATTGAAATCTCCGCGTGCGATTTCAGTCGCCGGGCGATTGAGGTTGCCAGACGGAGAGCCGAGAAATCGGGCGCCGAGATCGAGTTCTTCTCGCGCGACGTGCTGGCCGAGCCGCTGCCTGATGGATTCGACGCCATCATTTGTTCGCTGTTCCTGCATCATTTGTCCGACGACGACGCGGCCAGTTTGCTCGGCCGCATGGCCGAAGCGAGCCGGCGACTCGTGCTGGTGAACGACCTGCGGCGTTCGACCCCGGGCTTGCTGCTGGCCTACGGTGCGACGAAGCTCGTCACACGATCCGACGTCGTTCGCGTCGATGGCCCGCTTTCGGTGCGGGCCGCATTCACGATCGCCGAAGCGAAAGCAATCGCTTGCCGCGCCGGGCTCGACGATTGCGATATTCGCCCACGCTGGCCGTTCCGATTTCTGTTATCCTGGTGGCGTCATGATCGCTCCTGA
- a CDS encoding FAD-dependent monooxygenase: MIVIGAGPAGAVAARQLARLGKSVLLVDKASFPRYKVCGCCLNATAAEVFERIGLGHLLRGLGARPIDQFALASGGRVVSLPLVDGGFSVSREALDAALVREAIVCGVEFIDGVQARLSGETANGRTVQLSRDGRAVQIATKVVIAADGLRGSLLDASPDFHRIATPDSLVGIGTTLEAAPQYFRAGTIYMAVAQGGYVGQVRLEDGRLDVAGAVDRRLLADANGPAQAAKQIVEAAGFPWPSELSALKWHGTPPLTRRLARVAGRRLFVIGDAAAYVEPFTGEGMAWAMLSACAVAPIVSQSVEHDSPRRLADRWEAAHRQLLVRRMLVCRGIGKLLRSPRLARAAIVALHHFPSLAAPLVRYFSAPPPRFAVRALDRLDVMTIV, translated from the coding sequence GTGATCGTAATTGGAGCGGGACCGGCCGGCGCCGTGGCGGCACGGCAACTCGCGCGGCTCGGGAAATCGGTGCTGCTCGTCGATAAGGCGTCGTTTCCGCGCTATAAAGTGTGCGGTTGTTGTTTGAATGCGACTGCCGCGGAAGTGTTCGAGCGGATTGGCCTGGGACATCTTCTTCGAGGATTGGGCGCGCGGCCGATCGATCAATTCGCACTGGCATCCGGCGGCCGAGTCGTTTCGTTGCCGCTTGTCGACGGCGGCTTCTCCGTCTCGCGCGAAGCACTTGATGCCGCACTAGTTCGAGAAGCGATTGTCTGCGGCGTCGAGTTCATCGACGGAGTTCAGGCCCGATTGAGCGGCGAAACGGCCAACGGACGCACCGTGCAACTGTCCCGCGATGGACGGGCGGTGCAGATTGCGACAAAGGTCGTAATTGCCGCGGACGGCTTGCGCGGGAGCCTCTTGGACGCTTCCCCTGATTTTCACCGAATCGCCACGCCCGATTCGCTCGTCGGGATTGGAACGACGCTGGAAGCGGCGCCTCAGTATTTCCGCGCCGGCACCATCTACATGGCTGTTGCCCAGGGTGGTTACGTCGGGCAAGTCCGTCTGGAAGATGGGCGGCTCGACGTGGCGGGGGCAGTCGATCGACGATTGCTAGCAGATGCCAACGGTCCCGCGCAAGCGGCGAAGCAAATCGTGGAAGCGGCCGGCTTCCCCTGGCCCAGCGAACTGTCCGCGCTAAAATGGCACGGAACTCCGCCGCTCACGCGAAGGCTAGCTCGCGTCGCCGGCCGGCGGCTGTTCGTCATCGGAGACGCGGCGGCATACGTTGAACCATTTACGGGAGAAGGCATGGCTTGGGCGATGCTCTCAGCTTGCGCAGTCGCGCCGATTGTCTCCCAATCGGTCGAGCACGATTCGCCGCGGCGCTTGGCGGACCGGTGGGAAGCCGCGCACCGGCAACTGCTAGTGAGGCGAATGCTCGTTTGCCGTGGAATTGGCAAATTGCTTCGCTCGCCGCGATTAGCGCGCGCGGCGATTGTCGCGCTACATCATTTTCCGTCGCTCGCCGCTCCGCTGGTCCGCTATTTCTCCGCTCCGCCACCGCGATTCGCAGTCCGTGCGCTCGATCGCCTCGACGTGATGACCATCGTTTGA
- a CDS encoding type III polyketide synthase, whose product MTLAILGIGTAEPAYSIAQTEAADLANTFCLATPEQAHTLQALYRRTRIERRGSVLLEQPDGALPRQTFMAPAVSEEDLGPTTAARMERFSEEAPPLALAAARAALARSAVAAQDITHLITLCCTGFVAPGFDVRLIKGLKLSPETARTHVGFMGCHGALNAVRVASAFAGADPQARILICATELCSLHYQYGHGSEKLVANAIFADGAAALVCRAADSSPASGWRLARSGSHLFAGSEDAMSWRIGDHGFEMTLSPRVPELIASQLRPWIESWLARDGMTLSDVQSWAVHPGGPRIVSQVASGLGLPDDATFISQQVLKDCGNMSSATILFILERLMAQDAPRPCVALAFGPGLVVEAALFG is encoded by the coding sequence ATGACGCTCGCCATCCTCGGAATTGGCACCGCTGAACCGGCCTACTCGATCGCCCAGACAGAGGCGGCCGATCTGGCGAACACGTTCTGCCTCGCGACGCCGGAGCAGGCCCACACGCTGCAAGCCCTGTATCGGCGCACTCGAATCGAGCGACGCGGCAGCGTGCTCCTGGAGCAGCCCGATGGAGCGCTGCCGCGACAGACGTTCATGGCGCCGGCCGTCAGCGAGGAAGATCTGGGACCGACGACGGCCGCACGGATGGAGAGATTCTCCGAGGAAGCGCCGCCACTGGCGCTGGCCGCCGCCCGCGCGGCGCTTGCCCGCTCGGCTGTCGCAGCCCAAGACATCACGCATTTGATTACGCTCTGCTGCACCGGGTTCGTCGCGCCGGGCTTCGACGTGCGGCTGATCAAGGGGCTGAAGCTCTCGCCGGAAACTGCCCGAACGCACGTCGGTTTCATGGGCTGCCACGGAGCGCTTAACGCCGTGCGCGTGGCGTCGGCATTTGCCGGTGCCGATCCCCAGGCGCGGATTCTGATTTGCGCCACCGAATTGTGCAGCTTGCACTATCAATATGGCCACGGCTCCGAAAAACTGGTGGCCAACGCGATCTTCGCCGACGGGGCCGCGGCCCTCGTCTGCCGAGCGGCGGATTCATCGCCCGCGTCCGGTTGGCGACTGGCCCGCAGCGGCTCGCATCTTTTCGCCGGCTCGGAAGACGCGATGTCGTGGCGGATCGGCGATCATGGTTTCGAAATGACCCTTTCACCGCGGGTGCCGGAACTGATCGCATCGCAATTGCGCCCCTGGATCGAATCGTGGCTCGCCCGCGATGGCATGACGCTGTCGGACGTGCAATCCTGGGCCGTGCATCCGGGCGGCCCGCGGATCGTCAGTCAAGTGGCCTCAGGTCTTGGACTGCCCGATGACGCAACCTTCATCTCTCAACAAGTTCTCAAAGACTGCGGCAACATGTCGTCCGCGACGATCCTCTTCATCCTCGAGCGGCTCATGGCGCAAGACGCGCCACGACCGTGCGTGGCGCTCGCGTTCGGACCGGGACTCGTCGTCGAAGCGGCGCTGTTCGGCTAG
- a CDS encoding D-TA family PLP-dependent enzyme, with protein MSDRWYELENAAEVDSPALVVYPERVAENLRRMIAIAGGADRLRPHIKTHKMSAVVRMQVEAGITKCKCATLAEAEMAARAGATDILLAHQPVGPKIGKLAALAKRFRRTRFSTIVDDAGIARQLSATCHESGCSLDVLLDLDVGMGRSGLRQGAEAVKLYRAISRMPNLVPGGLHAYDGQIRDRDAAQREVACDAAMTPAIALRDQLVAEGLPVPRFVAGGTPTFPFHARHPDRQCSPGTCVFFDAGSRLSLPDLEFLEAAVVLSRVVSKPGKNRLCLDLGHKSVAADPVGTRVVWSDLPDATVIMHSEEHLVLETPQADSRPIGAVLYGIPWHICPTCALHAEAIVARDGRATGTWRVDARDRSCSTR; from the coding sequence ATGTCCGACCGGTGGTACGAACTCGAAAACGCGGCCGAGGTGGATTCACCGGCGCTGGTAGTCTATCCCGAGCGGGTCGCCGAGAATCTTCGCCGGATGATCGCAATCGCCGGAGGCGCCGATCGACTGCGCCCGCACATCAAGACGCACAAGATGTCGGCGGTCGTGCGGATGCAAGTGGAGGCCGGCATCACCAAGTGCAAATGTGCGACGCTGGCCGAGGCCGAAATGGCGGCCCGCGCCGGGGCGACGGACATCTTGCTCGCACATCAACCGGTTGGGCCAAAGATCGGCAAGCTCGCCGCACTTGCCAAGCGATTTCGGCGCACCCGATTCTCGACCATCGTCGACGACGCCGGTATCGCGCGGCAACTCTCCGCGACTTGCCACGAGTCAGGTTGTAGCCTCGACGTGCTGCTCGACTTGGATGTTGGCATGGGCCGAAGCGGCCTGCGACAGGGCGCGGAGGCGGTCAAGTTATATCGCGCGATCTCGCGAATGCCGAATCTCGTCCCCGGCGGGTTGCACGCTTATGACGGTCAGATTCGCGATCGCGACGCGGCCCAGCGTGAAGTAGCCTGTGACGCCGCAATGACGCCGGCGATCGCGCTGCGCGATCAACTGGTCGCCGAAGGCCTGCCGGTGCCGCGATTTGTTGCGGGGGGCACTCCGACGTTCCCCTTCCACGCCCGCCATCCCGACCGCCAGTGCAGCCCCGGCACGTGCGTGTTCTTCGACGCCGGTTCCAGGCTATCGCTCCCCGATCTCGAATTCCTTGAAGCGGCGGTCGTGCTCAGCCGCGTGGTGAGCAAGCCGGGCAAGAACCGGCTCTGCCTCGACCTCGGTCACAAATCCGTCGCCGCCGATCCAGTCGGCACGCGCGTCGTGTGGTCCGATCTGCCCGACGCGACGGTGATCATGCACAGCGAAGAGCATCTCGTGCTCGAAACGCCGCAGGCCGACAGCCGTCCGATCGGCGCTGTACTTTACGGCATCCCCTGGCACATCTGCCCCACCTGCGCGCTCCACGCCGAAGCAATCGTCGCTCGCGATGGACGAGCGACGGGAACTTGGCGGGTTGATGCGCGCGATCGGAGTTGTTCGACGCGCTAG
- a CDS encoding membrane dipeptidase — MLIFDAHLDLAMNALEWNRDLTRPVAEIRDRERGRSDKPDRGHGTVSLPEMRRGGVGLCVATMIARYVKPGNPLPGWHSPAQAWAQTQGQLAWYRAMEEAGEMVPIVDSASLARHAALWSSAPSDGAPIGYILSLEGADSLVTLGHLERAYAQGLSAVGPAHYGPGVYAQGTHATGGIGQRGRELLAEMQRLGIILDATHLCDDSFWEALDVFPGPVWASHNNVRALVPDTRQFSDEQIRALIERGAVIGAVLDAWMLVPGWIRGQTTPESAGLKLERLIDHLDHICQLAGNARHVGIGSDLDGAFGREQTPADFDTIADLARLPQLLAARGYHVADVSLIMHGNWVRFLQDAWR; from the coding sequence ATGCTGATCTTCGACGCCCATCTCGATCTGGCGATGAACGCCTTGGAATGGAACCGCGACCTGACGCGCCCGGTCGCGGAGATTCGCGACCGCGAACGGGGCCGATCCGACAAGCCCGATCGCGGCCACGGGACGGTCTCGCTGCCCGAGATGCGCCGGGGCGGGGTCGGCCTGTGCGTGGCGACGATGATTGCCCGCTACGTGAAGCCCGGCAATCCGCTTCCTGGTTGGCACAGCCCGGCCCAGGCCTGGGCACAAACACAGGGACAGCTCGCCTGGTATCGGGCCATGGAAGAGGCCGGAGAGATGGTGCCGATCGTCGATTCTGCCAGCCTCGCGCGGCACGCCGCGCTTTGGAGCAGTGCCCCATCGGACGGCGCGCCGATCGGCTACATCCTTAGCCTTGAAGGGGCCGATTCGCTCGTCACGCTCGGTCATCTGGAGCGCGCCTATGCTCAGGGCCTGAGCGCGGTCGGGCCGGCCCACTATGGTCCCGGAGTTTATGCGCAAGGAACTCACGCCACGGGCGGCATCGGACAGCGCGGCCGAGAGTTGCTCGCCGAGATGCAGCGCCTCGGCATCATCCTCGACGCGACCCATCTTTGCGACGATTCATTTTGGGAAGCGCTCGACGTATTCCCGGGACCGGTCTGGGCGAGCCACAACAATGTTCGAGCGCTGGTGCCCGACACGCGGCAATTCAGCGATGAGCAGATTCGCGCCTTGATTGAGCGCGGGGCAGTGATCGGCGCGGTCCTCGACGCCTGGATGCTGGTTCCCGGCTGGATACGCGGTCAGACCACGCCGGAATCCGCCGGTCTCAAGCTCGAGCGGCTGATCGACCACCTCGACCATATCTGCCAACTCGCTGGCAACGCGCGGCACGTCGGCATCGGCTCCGATCTCGACGGCGCCTTCGGCCGCGAGCAAACGCCGGCCGATTTCGACACGATCGCCGACCTGGCCCGCCTGCCGCAACTCCTCGCCGCCCGCGGTTATCACGTCGCCGACGTTTCCTTAATCATGCACGGTAACTGGGTTCGCTTCTTGCAAGACGCGTGGCGGTAA
- a CDS encoding gluconate:H+ symporter, with protein MNHNTWLLLDTALAVAALVVLIAWLKLNSFVALALVSLAAGLAAPMDPSKVAGSFADGVGGILGKIAVVIGLGAILGQMLAESGGAERIATALVNSFGPRWLALAFVAAGFLIGLPVFFQVGLVLLIPIAETSAGKIGVRLSRFGLPLVAGLSVSHGLIPPHPGPMAALAILHANVGKTILYGLLVGAPTAIIAGLAFARVNCGSDAAETLKQPPDRPPPPNGAPNFCTALMSVLLPVGLMMLGACAELVLADGTKVRRWLLLLGDPAVAMLIAVLVSFYSLGLARGFSRRQILGFCNTSLLEIGGVLLIVGAGGGFSQVLRDSGVNEAVKELALRLPVSPLVLGWLLAAAVRVATGSATVAIITSAGLVVPLAVGNTALSPELLILAMGAGSLVLSHVNDGGFWLVQKYVRLTVPQTLRTWTIMDTIISAVALGFVLLLAAVLHAVR; from the coding sequence GTGAACCACAACACCTGGCTGCTTCTCGACACGGCGCTGGCGGTCGCGGCCCTCGTGGTGCTGATCGCCTGGCTGAAGCTGAATTCGTTCGTCGCGCTGGCGCTCGTCTCGCTCGCCGCCGGCTTGGCGGCGCCGATGGATCCGAGCAAGGTGGCGGGCTCGTTTGCGGATGGCGTGGGTGGGATTCTCGGCAAGATCGCCGTCGTCATTGGCCTCGGCGCCATCCTCGGGCAAATGCTTGCCGAATCTGGCGGCGCCGAACGGATTGCCACCGCGCTGGTCAATTCATTCGGACCGCGATGGCTGGCGCTCGCGTTCGTCGCGGCAGGGTTCTTGATCGGATTGCCAGTCTTCTTTCAGGTCGGTCTGGTGTTGCTGATTCCGATCGCGGAGACGTCTGCTGGAAAAATCGGAGTTCGCTTGTCGCGGTTCGGCTTGCCGTTGGTAGCGGGTCTGTCGGTCTCGCATGGCTTGATCCCGCCGCATCCCGGTCCGATGGCCGCGTTAGCGATTCTGCATGCAAACGTCGGCAAGACGATTCTCTACGGGCTATTGGTCGGTGCGCCGACCGCGATCATCGCGGGACTGGCGTTCGCTCGCGTGAACTGCGGCAGCGACGCGGCGGAGACATTGAAACAACCGCCAGACCGACCGCCGCCGCCCAACGGTGCGCCAAACTTTTGCACGGCGCTGATGTCGGTCTTGTTGCCAGTGGGGCTAATGATGCTCGGGGCGTGCGCCGAACTGGTCCTCGCCGACGGAACCAAAGTGCGCCGCTGGCTGTTGTTATTGGGCGACCCGGCGGTCGCGATGCTGATTGCCGTGTTGGTCTCCTTCTATTCCCTCGGTTTGGCCCGGGGATTCAGCCGGAGACAAATCCTTGGATTCTGCAATACTTCTCTTCTGGAAATCGGTGGCGTCTTGCTGATCGTGGGCGCCGGCGGCGGATTCAGCCAGGTGCTTCGAGACAGCGGCGTCAATGAAGCGGTCAAAGAGTTGGCGCTGCGGCTGCCGGTCTCGCCGCTGGTCTTGGGATGGCTGCTGGCCGCCGCGGTTCGCGTGGCCACCGGCTCGGCGACCGTCGCGATCATTACCTCGGCAGGGCTTGTCGTGCCACTGGCCGTTGGAAACACTGCCCTTAGCCCGGAGCTGCTCATATTGGCGATGGGGGCCGGCTCGCTAGTGCTTTCGCACGTGAACGATGGTGGGTTCTGGCTCGTGCAGAAATACGTGCGCTTGACTGTGCCGCAGACTTTGCGAACTTGGACGATTATGGACACAATCATCTCGGCGGTTGCGCTCGGCTTCGTACTTCTGCTCGCGGCAGTGCTCCACGCGGTGAGATAG
- the sppA gene encoding signal peptide peptidase SppA, whose amino-acid sequence MRRFIRSSCETCLICALALAFAATAASPLRADDDSPAKEKSPAKEKKKEKSTAKLAVIEISGAFPEGPEQDGLFGEISVGLNKVFERMDQAKNDSKIAGVVLQIRDPEIGRGKLDEFRAAIDRLRKAGKKVYADVRMADSKPYLLASACDEIIMPESGTLAVTGVRAELTFYKDLLDKLGVKAEMMQIGAYKGAAEPLTRSGMSPEFRKQFELVIDNYYDQMIDTIAADRKLDRGKVKDLIDEGIFTAAAAKEAGLIDRVAYLDEFRNDLGEKLKVEEITLVEDYGKKQLDTDFSGIGGFMKMMQMITGGESEEKDGKNKKIAVVYAVGVITDGESGGGMFEEVKLGGDTLAKAIRDADANAKVAAIVLRIDSPGGSALASDLVWREVVRCKKPIVASMGDTAASGGYYIAMGTKKIIAEPGTLTGSIGVVGGKVALQGLFDKIGIKTEAISRGKNSGWESMDTPFTTAEREAWMKSMQDMYRQFTAKAAAGRKIDVSHLRDDLAGGRVFTGKMAADNKLIDRLGTLDDAVAEAKSLAGLKADEPIDRLELPKPKSIFEQLFGSSGMESRLPIPAEIAAQLARAETLRRLLSRPAVLMMPYQVKIK is encoded by the coding sequence ATGCGGCGTTTTATCCGGTCATCCTGCGAAACTTGCCTGATCTGCGCCTTGGCTTTGGCATTTGCCGCCACCGCCGCCAGTCCTCTCCGAGCGGATGACGACTCCCCTGCCAAGGAAAAGTCCCCTGCGAAGGAAAAGAAGAAGGAGAAATCGACCGCTAAGCTGGCGGTCATCGAGATCAGCGGTGCATTTCCGGAAGGGCCGGAGCAGGACGGGCTGTTTGGCGAAATCTCCGTCGGCTTGAACAAGGTCTTCGAGCGGATGGACCAGGCCAAGAACGACAGCAAGATCGCCGGCGTCGTGCTGCAAATTCGCGATCCCGAAATCGGCCGCGGCAAGCTTGACGAATTCCGCGCCGCCATCGATCGACTCCGCAAGGCGGGCAAAAAAGTCTACGCCGACGTCCGCATGGCCGACTCGAAGCCCTATCTGCTCGCCTCGGCCTGCGATGAAATCATCATGCCCGAAAGCGGAACGCTGGCCGTCACCGGCGTGCGGGCCGAATTGACCTTTTACAAAGACCTGCTCGACAAGCTGGGCGTCAAGGCGGAAATGATGCAGATCGGGGCCTACAAGGGAGCCGCCGAGCCGCTCACCCGCAGCGGCATGAGCCCCGAGTTCCGCAAGCAATTCGAATTGGTGATTGACAACTACTACGACCAAATGATCGACACGATCGCCGCCGATCGCAAGCTCGATCGCGGCAAGGTGAAGGACCTGATCGACGAAGGAATCTTCACGGCCGCGGCAGCCAAGGAGGCCGGCCTGATCGACCGCGTGGCCTATCTCGACGAGTTTCGCAATGACTTGGGCGAGAAGCTCAAAGTCGAAGAGATCACGCTCGTCGAGGATTACGGCAAGAAGCAACTCGACACCGATTTCTCCGGTATCGGCGGATTCATGAAGATGATGCAGATGATCACCGGCGGCGAATCGGAAGAGAAGGATGGGAAGAACAAGAAGATCGCCGTGGTTTATGCCGTGGGGGTCATCACCGACGGCGAGAGCGGCGGCGGAATGTTCGAGGAGGTCAAGCTCGGCGGCGACACGCTGGCCAAGGCCATTCGCGACGCCGATGCGAATGCGAAGGTCGCGGCGATCGTGCTGCGGATCGATAGCCCCGGCGGATCGGCGCTGGCCAGCGATCTCGTCTGGCGAGAAGTCGTCCGCTGCAAGAAGCCGATCGTGGCCAGCATGGGCGACACGGCGGCCAGCGGCGGATACTACATCGCGATGGGAACCAAGAAGATCATCGCCGAGCCGGGCACGCTCACCGGCTCGATCGGCGTGGTGGGCGGCAAGGTCGCGCTCCAGGGCCTGTTCGACAAGATCGGGATCAAGACCGAAGCGATCAGCCGCGGGAAGAACAGCGGCTGGGAATCGATGGACACGCCGTTCACGACCGCCGAGCGCGAAGCGTGGATGAAGTCGATGCAAGATATGTATCGCCAGTTCACGGCAAAAGCCGCGGCGGGGAGGAAGATCGACGTGAGCCACCTGCGCGATGATCTGGCCGGCGGCCGCGTCTTCACCGGAAAGATGGCCGCGGACAACAAGCTCATCGATCGGCTGGGCACGCTCGACGACGCGGTGGCCGAGGCCAAATCGCTTGCCGGGCTCAAGGCCGACGAACCGATCGACCGCCTCGAACTGCCGAAGCCGAAGAGCATCTTCGAGCAGCTTTTCGGCAGCTCGGGAATGGAATCTCGGCTGCCGATCCCGGCCGAAATTGCCGCGCAACTCGCGCGCGCCGAAACGCTCCGCCGCCTGCTCTCGCGGCCGGCAGTGCTCATGATGCCGTATCAGGTGAAGATCAAATAA
- the lexA gene encoding transcriptional repressor LexA → MLDLKILTKRQKAVYEFIRDKIRNRGYGPTVREIGENFDISSPNGVMCHLKALEKKGLITREPNMSRAIQLVAEPIEERGLPLAGRIAAGVLHEAIEQTERVDFEAMFNKKNLYVLKVSGDSMIDAQIADGDYVVVRKQSKAFPGQIVVAETDEGEATLKRWYPEPSKHRIRLEPANSSMQSIYVKDARVSGVVCGVVRKVD, encoded by the coding sequence ATGCTCGACTTGAAGATTCTTACCAAGCGGCAAAAAGCCGTCTACGAATTCATCCGCGACAAAATTCGCAACCGGGGCTACGGCCCGACCGTCCGCGAGATCGGCGAGAACTTCGACATCAGTTCGCCCAATGGCGTCATGTGCCATCTCAAGGCGCTCGAGAAGAAAGGGTTGATCACGCGCGAGCCGAACATGTCGCGGGCCATTCAGTTGGTTGCCGAACCGATCGAAGAGCGCGGCTTGCCGCTGGCCGGGCGGATCGCCGCGGGCGTGTTGCACGAAGCGATCGAGCAGACGGAGCGCGTCGATTTCGAGGCGATGTTCAATAAAAAGAACCTGTACGTGCTGAAGGTGAGCGGCGATTCGATGATCGACGCACAAATTGCCGACGGCGACTACGTCGTCGTCCGCAAGCAATCGAAGGCCTTCCCCGGCCAAATCGTCGTCGCCGAAACGGACGAAGGGGAAGCGACGCTCAAGCGCTGGTATCCCGAGCCGAGCAAGCACCGCATCCGCCTCGAGCCGGCCAATTCCTCGATGCAGTCGATCTACGTCAAAGATGCGCGAGTCTCCGGCGTCGTCTGCGGCGTCGTGCGAAAGGTGGATTAA